The proteins below are encoded in one region of Portunus trituberculatus isolate SZX2019 chromosome 17, ASM1759143v1, whole genome shotgun sequence:
- the LOC123504806 gene encoding probable ribosome production factor 1, protein MEMDTCTAEESQQDDRQDTIMPAHTNIKDIKNKSRRAKAFVEMKREKRKKKLQEAKEKKKLAAKLGKNAPAKKQPHTIESLREKDDTMVEEEDEELEHEEANDEYASYFTKSYVPKILITCSDNPHTKTIAFIRELCRIIPGAVPKWRSRSSIKKMVKKATDKGFTDILVVNEDRRIPNGLLVIHLPEGPSALFRLSNPKLCKDIHRDYNEITGHRPEVILNNFRTRLGRVVARMLGALFHYDPEFKGRRVCTFHNQRDYIFFRHHRYEFKNTEKVKLRELGPRFTLRLQWIQQGAFDGDYEWALKRHEMETSRRRFFL, encoded by the exons ATGGAAATGGACACGTGCACGGCCGAGGAGTCCCAACAAGATGACCGCCAAGACACAATCATGCCTGCTCACACTAATATTAAAGATATCAAGAATAAGAGCAGAAGGGCGAAGGCGTTTGTGGAAATGAAgcgggagaagagaaaa AAAAAGCtacaagaagcaaaagaaaagaagaagttagCTGCCAAACTTGGAAAGAATGCTCCTGCGAAGAAGCAGCCTCACACGATTGAGTCTCTGCGGGAGAAGGATGACAccatggtggaggaagaagatgaggagctGGAGCATGAGGAGGCTAATGATGAATATGCTTCATACTTCACCAAGTCATATGTCCCTAAAATACTCATCACTTGCAGCGACAACCCCCACACA AAAACCATTGCCTTCATTCGAGAGCTGTGTCGCATCATCCCTGGTGCAGTACCCAAGTGGAGGAGTCGCTCCAGCATAAAGAAGATGGTCAAGAAAGCTACAGATAAGGGCTTCACTGACATCCTTGTTGTCAATGAGGACAGAAGAATACCAA ATGGTCTCTTAGTCATACATCTGCCAGAAGGACCGTCTGCTCTCTTCAGGCTCAGCAACCCAAAGCTGTGCAAGGATATTCATAGGGATTACAATGAGATCACTGGTCACAG ACCTGAAGTCATCCTCAATAACTTCCGCACTCGGCTGGGGAGAGTGGTGGCGCGTATGCTTGGTGCACTCTTTCATTATGACCCTGAGTTCAAGGGACGCAGGGTCTGCACATTCCACAACCAGAGAGATTATATATTCTTCCGTCATCACAG GTATGAGTTCAAGAACACAGAGAAGGTTAAACTGCGAGAGCTGGGTCCCAGGTTTACCCTGCGGTTGCAGTGGATCCAGCAGGGCGCCTTTGATGGGGACTATGAGTGGGCCCTCAAGAGACATGAGATGGAGACCTCCAGAAGAAGATTCTTCCTTTAG